Sequence from the Desulfovibrio intestinalis genome:
TGAAACAGCAGGGGGTGCCGCGCAGACAGAACGGGCATGAATTTCACGCGCGGTAACTGCGCGCTAATTGCGCTGAAATAGCCTGAAATCGTGTCAGAAATGTTGAAACAAGGGGTTTTTGTAGCCCGGCCGGGATGAGATTTTGTGAAGCAAGCGCCGCAAAAAGCGCTTATCGCATAAAATTTTTTTTGGGCAGGAAGCGAAATCTTCTTTGTGCAATATGTTTTGAAAAGGCCGAAAGCATGCCGAACCGGGTAACCGGGAGGGAGCGCGTCCAGAGCTATGGGGCTGTGGACGAGACCCGGCGGCCGCCCGGTAAGGGCGCTCCGCATGCGCCAAGACATGAAGGTCTACTACATCAGGAGGAGCTTGTTCATGAAAACCTTGGTCATCACTTTTTTTGCCCTGACTCTTTTGTGTGCCGGCGGAGCACAGGCCCGCAGCGTCAAGGAAATGTCGGAAGTAATCAAAAAACCCATTGAGATTGAAGCTTCCGGTTCCAAGCGCATGAACGTCATGTTCCCGCACACGGCGCACAAGGGTATTTCCTGTTTTCAGTGTCACCACGAAGAAGGTGGTGATGGCCGTTATGTAGCCTGCACCGAATGCCATGCCACGCCCGGCGCGCGTGAGCGTGACCCCATGAGCATGTTTATGGCCTTCCATTCCCAGAGCAGCGACCGCTCCTGCCTTGGCTGCCACAAGAAGCTTGCTGCTGAAAATCCCGGCAAGTTCCCGCAGTTCAAGGGCTGCCGCCCCTGCCACATGAGCCCCGCCGCGCGTGAAGCCGCCGAGGCTGCCAAGGCCGCCAAGCAGTAGTTTTGAAGCCACACAGCGG
This genomic interval carries:
- a CDS encoding cytochrome c3 family protein, which translates into the protein MKTLVITFFALTLLCAGGAQARSVKEMSEVIKKPIEIEASGSKRMNVMFPHTAHKGISCFQCHHEEGGDGRYVACTECHATPGARERDPMSMFMAFHSQSSDRSCLGCHKKLAAENPGKFPQFKGCRPCHMSPAAREAAEAAKAAKQ